In the Candidatus Binatia bacterium genome, CGGCAGCGGCGACGAGCTCGCCGGCGTGGTGCGCGCGCGCTACCTGCCGCACCGGTTGCTGGTGGTCACCTGGCCGGGTGACGGGAAGAATCGTTTGCCCGTCGTGGAGGGAAAATCCCTTGCCGAAGGCAGCACCGCAGTGGCCTACGTTTGTAAGGGGTTTACGTGTTCGGCACCGGTCAGCGCCCCCGATGCCCTCGCTGCCTTGCTTCCGCAGCCTGGTCAGCTCGCGTAGTTCGTGCGATCGCTTCATTCCTGGTTTAAGATCGCATTCCCGAATTTGCGTAGGCTTGCAAGCATGCGGCTTACTGCCGGTGTGCGGGCACGGGACTTGACGAGAGAGTATCCGGGGTGAGCGCAACGCTTGTGTGCGTGGCATCGGGGGTAGTCCCGCCACAGCGCGGCGGGCGAGCGGTTAGATGAAATCCGCGAGCGGAGCCAAGCGCTCTACCCATTCGTCGGGGATGTACGACACCGTGCCGCCGAACTGCTTGACGTACAGCACGATTTTTGCCGTCTCCTCAATCATCATGGCGCGGGTGGCGGCTTTCCGCAGGGTTTTGTCGACGGTCATGAGCCCGTGATTTTGCAAGATGCACCCACGGCTTTGCTTCAGGGCTTCGTGTACTGCGTCGGCCAATTCCTTGGAGCCTGGCATGTACCACGGCACGAGCGGCGTATCGCGGAGGAAAATCGCATCGGTGTTAATCGGGGGAAACACTTGGTTGGTGATCCCAAAGGCCGTGGCCACGGGGGCATGCGTATGTACGGCACCGGTTGTGTCGGGCCGGGCTTCGTAAGCTCCCCAGTGCATTTGCCACTCGACCGATGGCGGCCGTGCGCCCTCGACGACGGAGCCGTCGCGGCGGATCCGCACTAAGTCCTCCTCGTGGAGGCCGCCCTTGTAAAGCTGACTGGGTGTAATCCAAATCGTCTCGCCGTCCGCGGCCCGCGCACTAATGTTGCCACCGGTAGCGGTAAGCAAACCGTGGGCGAAGAGCTCGTTGGTGATTTGGATGATTTGCTCCTTGGCTTCCTGATCAGTCCACATGGCCGAACCCTCCGCTGGCAACTTGGACTAGAAGCCCGCGCCAAATCAAGGCGTTTGCGGCTCAGAAGCCGAGGGCAAGGCCGTCTTTGCGGCGGTCCGAGCCACCCCAGTACGCTCCCGTGTGCGGAGCGATCATGATCCCCTGCCCGCCGCCGAAGCCACCGCGCAGGCGAACTTCGTTGGGGTCGGCAAGTGCGTGGCCGCGCTCCGACAAGGCTTGGCCAAGCGCCGGCTCGAACTCTTCTTCCAACGCCACGCGGTTTCTTTCGAGCACGTGAAAGCGAGGGCGGTCGAGTGCTTCTTGAATGTTCGCCCCGAAATCGACCAACTGGGAAA is a window encoding:
- a CDS encoding class II aldolase/adducin family protein, whose protein sequence is MWTDQEAKEQIIQITNELFAHGLLTATGGNISARAADGETIWITPSQLYKGGLHEEDLVRIRRDGSVVEGARPPSVEWQMHWGAYEARPDTTGAVHTHAPVATAFGITNQVFPPINTDAIFLRDTPLVPWYMPGSKELADAVHEALKQSRGCILQNHGLMTVDKTLRKAATRAMMIEETAKIVLYVKQFGGTVSYIPDEWVERLAPLADFI